A single region of the Pseudomonas granadensis genome encodes:
- a CDS encoding DUF3999 domain-containing protein, which yields MSRMLNLGWLALGVVMAAGAQEKPADFATQVPLSVSGNGPWYRLELPLSVQLQARQTDLGDLRVFNAAGEPQAYALARESAQTRDDGQLHDVKWFPLYNAADASERAPNVRVQSTTNGTLVEVQPSSQLEAGEEVLRGWLLDASAIKAPLQQLVLDWTSERDGFQRFSIEASDDLQHWQAWGEGQVARLTFSDERIEQHEVTLPGQTARYVRLLWESPGSAPILTSAQLKSSDPRHLPLPLVWSQTVAGSSTKAGEYTWQLPMGLNVERVQVELKQPNSLAPVTLAGRRESSLPWQMLSSGLLYRLTQNNQDVVQNEIPLAGQTVQQLKLTVDERGGGLGEQAPDLKYAVRATQVIFLARGDGPYSLALGNATVKTANLPLTTLIPDFKPQMLATLGKASVQSETVVTQTSTATTAAVAETNWKKIGLWAVLLLSVVFLGAMAFSLLRKPPANT from the coding sequence TTGAGTCGCATGCTGAATCTGGGTTGGTTGGCGTTGGGCGTGGTGATGGCTGCCGGCGCCCAGGAAAAACCTGCGGACTTCGCCACGCAGGTGCCGCTGTCGGTCAGCGGCAACGGCCCGTGGTATCGCCTCGAATTGCCGCTAAGCGTGCAACTACAAGCACGTCAGACTGATCTCGGCGACTTGCGCGTGTTCAACGCCGCCGGTGAACCGCAGGCGTATGCGTTAGCCCGCGAATCCGCGCAGACCCGCGATGACGGTCAGTTGCATGACGTTAAATGGTTCCCGCTGTACAACGCCGCCGACGCCAGCGAGCGCGCGCCCAACGTGCGCGTGCAATCGACCACTAATGGCACGCTCGTCGAAGTGCAGCCGTCCAGTCAGTTGGAAGCTGGGGAAGAAGTGTTGCGTGGCTGGCTGCTCGACGCCAGCGCGATCAAGGCGCCGTTGCAGCAATTGGTCCTCGACTGGACCAGCGAACGCGACGGCTTCCAGCGTTTCAGCATCGAAGCCAGCGACGACCTGCAACATTGGCAGGCATGGGGCGAAGGCCAGGTTGCACGGCTGACGTTCTCCGATGAGCGCATCGAACAGCACGAAGTGACCCTGCCGGGGCAGACCGCGCGGTATGTGCGCCTGCTCTGGGAGTCGCCGGGTTCAGCGCCAATCCTTACTTCGGCGCAACTGAAGAGCAGCGACCCGCGTCATTTACCGCTGCCGTTGGTCTGGTCGCAAACCGTGGCCGGCAGCAGCACCAAGGCCGGGGAATACACTTGGCAGTTGCCGATGGGGCTGAATGTCGAACGCGTGCAGGTTGAACTGAAACAGCCGAACAGTCTGGCGCCGGTCACGTTGGCTGGCCGCCGCGAGAGCAGTTTGCCGTGGCAGATGCTGAGCAGTGGCTTGTTGTATCGCCTGACCCAGAACAATCAGGACGTGGTGCAGAACGAAATCCCTCTCGCCGGGCAGACCGTGCAGCAATTGAAGCTGACGGTGGATGAGCGCGGCGGCGGGCTGGGTGAGCAGGCGCCGGATCTGAAATACGCAGTGCGCGCCACGCAGGTGATTTTCCTCGCCCGGGGCGATGGGCCGTACAGTCTCGCCTTGGGCAATGCCACGGTGAAAACGGCGAACCTGCCGTTGACCACGCTGATTCCGGATTTCAAACCGCAGATGCTGGCGACGCTGGGCAAGGCCTCTGTGCAGAGCGAAACCGTGGTGACGCAGACCTCGACGGCGACCACGGCGGCGGTGGCCGAGACCAACTGGAAGAAGATCGGACTGTGGGCGGTATTGCTGTTGAGCGTGGTGTTTCTGGGAGCGATGGCGTTCAGCCTGTTGCGCAAGCCGCCCGCCAACACCTGA
- a CDS encoding DUF2339 domain-containing protein: MQWMFMLIGLVLGGLLDESFSAALLGALLGLAIAQTMRIARLGKLTAAQQQQLEQAKVALQGVEQRLFLLEGAPLHAAPPPSPAPVAEPVAESVEVFEQAAAPELIWELPPELEPITAASRETSQALPDDVWRAEPAPREPHIPAEPRGPNLIERGISAARNWLFCGNTVLRVGVVLLFFGLAFLLRYATEGMVVPIELRYAGVAAAALGLLALGWWLRRRNTHYALMLQGTGIAVLYLTVFAAMRLHPLLDPSAALGLLVAVTVFSAILAITQDALGLAAAAALGGFAAPILTSTGEGNHVALFGYFALLNAGILAIAWFKAWRLLNLIGFMGTFGIGFAWGLRSYVPELLWSTEPFLILFFLMYLAIGLLFARRKLLDLADAPGDADREALLHWSVHKGDYVDGTLLFGPPIIGFGLQFAIVQHLEFAAAFSALALGLLYMALARVLIGGRAVLLGETCLALGVIFASLAIPLGLDARWTSAAWAVEGAGIFWLGLRQHRPFARAFALLLQLGSALAFLSELRIGENSLLDGAPLGALMLGGALLFSFYQLRKAAAEQTAPWERQALPVLASLGLTCLYLLAPLFFFIQGTAISWALAGLATLWVGLRIQSRTFLFSEFAVQLLGGALFLLRLQGAGEDSSAVFSAGWSGLLSASLIGLALIAGMLLAARDDMVRSDVRLLRGLSIVLLAGLVLINLAVLFVLPWQTASAVWAASGLLIIWLSLYLQQRVSFVFGLLLQVIGGAAFLFAGPELLGPLSSEGLKPLAHGGFWTPLVLGLAAMIGAWRLQLGNHASAFDVLSLQRLSEVLLVWGAAWWALAWISEVLRFAPANLQVTLLLLIAALSVALWTMASLRLKWPALGLLCTLLMPAAALVLLGAWQSRYHPAADFGWLAWMLVFAVHFFSLRRLAPMLPARASSTTHVLGCWLLIGVLALELRYGLLLLSEQYNAWRWLGWAILPSVYLLLAAAPRTWPWPVSAFAREYRLYAAAPLTVLMLAWFWLANGVSDGNAEPLPYVPLLNPLELGLLFALFGVYVWSRSAVAQLSIRRDYADTATQLIAGVSLFAFCTALVTRAAHHWAGIPFELDTLLASMLVQAGLSIVWTLMALGLMIGGHLRHRREVWLIGAALIALVVAKLIFVELSNRGGLARIVSFIGVGVLLLVVGYFAPLPPKRVEAEPAADKPATETEGVVS, from the coding sequence ATGCAATGGATGTTCATGTTGATCGGGCTGGTGCTCGGTGGACTGCTCGACGAGTCGTTCAGCGCTGCGCTGTTGGGCGCGCTGCTCGGGCTGGCGATTGCGCAGACGATGCGCATCGCGCGGCTCGGTAAGCTGACGGCTGCGCAACAGCAGCAACTCGAGCAAGCGAAAGTCGCCTTGCAAGGCGTCGAGCAGCGGCTGTTTCTGCTCGAAGGCGCGCCGCTTCATGCTGCGCCACCGCCGTCTCCTGCGCCCGTCGCTGAGCCTGTCGCCGAGTCTGTCGAAGTCTTCGAACAAGCCGCGGCGCCTGAACTTATCTGGGAGCTGCCGCCCGAACTCGAGCCGATCACCGCCGCCAGCCGTGAAACCAGTCAGGCGCTGCCGGACGATGTCTGGCGCGCCGAACCGGCCCCTCGTGAACCGCACATACCTGCCGAACCCCGTGGGCCGAACCTGATCGAGCGTGGCATCAGTGCGGCACGCAATTGGCTGTTCTGTGGCAACACAGTGCTGCGCGTCGGCGTGGTGCTTTTGTTTTTCGGTCTGGCGTTTTTGCTGCGTTACGCCACCGAAGGCATGGTGGTGCCGATCGAGTTGCGTTACGCCGGGGTGGCGGCTGCCGCGTTGGGCCTGCTTGCGCTGGGCTGGTGGCTGCGCCGGCGCAACACACACTATGCGTTGATGCTGCAGGGTACCGGCATCGCGGTGCTGTACCTGACGGTGTTCGCGGCGATGCGCTTGCATCCGCTGCTCGATCCTTCAGCCGCGCTGGGCCTGCTGGTGGCGGTGACGGTGTTCTCGGCCATTCTGGCTATCACTCAGGATGCCTTGGGGCTGGCCGCTGCAGCAGCCTTGGGCGGTTTTGCTGCGCCGATCCTGACCTCGACGGGGGAGGGTAATCACGTCGCGCTGTTCGGTTATTTCGCCCTGCTCAACGCTGGCATTCTGGCGATTGCCTGGTTCAAGGCCTGGCGCCTGCTCAATCTGATCGGCTTCATGGGCACCTTTGGCATCGGTTTCGCCTGGGGGCTACGTTCCTATGTTCCGGAGCTGTTGTGGAGTACCGAGCCGTTCCTGATCCTGTTTTTTCTGATGTACCTGGCCATCGGCTTGCTGTTTGCCCGACGCAAGCTACTCGATCTGGCCGATGCCCCGGGGGACGCTGATCGCGAGGCGCTGTTGCACTGGTCGGTGCACAAGGGCGATTACGTCGATGGCACCCTGCTGTTCGGCCCGCCGATCATTGGTTTCGGTTTGCAGTTTGCCATCGTCCAGCACCTGGAATTCGCGGCGGCGTTCAGTGCCTTGGCGCTGGGACTGCTCTATATGGCGCTGGCCAGGGTATTGATAGGTGGGCGCGCAGTGTTGCTGGGCGAAACCTGTCTGGCGCTCGGGGTGATTTTTGCCAGTCTGGCGATTCCGTTGGGGCTCGATGCGCGCTGGACGTCAGCGGCATGGGCCGTGGAAGGGGCGGGGATTTTCTGGCTTGGCCTGCGCCAGCATCGACCGTTCGCGCGGGCCTTTGCACTGTTGCTGCAATTGGGCTCGGCGTTGGCCTTCCTCAGTGAATTGCGCATTGGCGAAAACAGTTTGCTCGACGGTGCGCCACTGGGCGCGTTGATGCTTGGCGGTGCGCTACTGTTCAGCTTCTATCAATTGCGCAAAGCGGCAGCGGAGCAGACCGCGCCGTGGGAGCGCCAGGCGTTGCCAGTGCTGGCGAGTCTGGGCCTGACGTGCCTGTATCTGCTGGCCCCGCTGTTCTTCTTCATCCAAGGCACAGCGATCAGTTGGGCGCTGGCCGGTCTGGCGACGTTGTGGGTCGGTCTGCGCATACAATCGCGCACGTTCCTGTTCAGTGAGTTTGCGGTGCAATTGCTCGGCGGCGCGTTGTTCCTGTTACGCCTGCAAGGCGCGGGCGAGGATTCGTCAGCAGTGTTCAGCGCGGGCTGGAGCGGATTGCTCAGCGCATCGCTGATCGGTCTGGCACTGATCGCCGGCATGTTATTGGCGGCTCGCGATGACATGGTGCGCAGCGATGTGCGTCTGCTGCGCGGCCTGTCGATAGTGCTGCTGGCCGGCCTGGTGCTGATCAATCTGGCGGTGCTGTTTGTCCTGCCGTGGCAAACCGCGAGCGCAGTGTGGGCGGCCAGTGGTCTGCTGATTATCTGGCTGAGCCTGTATCTGCAGCAGCGCGTCAGCTTCGTGTTCGGTCTGCTGTTGCAGGTAATCGGCGGCGCAGCATTTTTGTTCGCTGGCCCGGAGCTACTGGGTCCGTTGTCCAGCGAAGGCTTGAAACCTCTGGCACATGGAGGATTCTGGACGCCGCTGGTGCTGGGGCTGGCGGCGATGATCGGTGCGTGGCGCTTGCAACTGGGCAACCACGCTTCGGCGTTTGACGTGTTGAGTTTGCAGCGCCTTTCCGAAGTGTTGCTGGTATGGGGCGCCGCTTGGTGGGCGCTGGCGTGGATCAGTGAAGTGCTGCGCTTTGCACCGGCCAATCTGCAAGTCACTTTACTGCTGTTGATCGCGGCGCTCAGCGTGGCGCTGTGGACGATGGCGTCACTGCGGCTGAAATGGCCGGCGCTGGGCTTGCTTTGCACCTTGCTGATGCCGGCGGCAGCGCTGGTATTGCTCGGTGCATGGCAGTCGCGTTATCACCCGGCGGCCGACTTCGGCTGGCTGGCCTGGATGCTGGTATTCGCCGTGCATTTCTTCAGCCTGCGCCGCCTCGCGCCGATGCTGCCGGCACGCGCTTCAAGTACCACGCATGTACTCGGTTGCTGGCTGCTGATCGGCGTGCTGGCGCTGGAGTTGCGTTACGGTCTGCTGCTGTTGTCCGAGCAGTACAACGCTTGGCGCTGGCTGGGCTGGGCGATTCTACCGAGTGTCTATCTGTTGCTGGCGGCGGCACCGCGCACATGGCCGTGGCCGGTATCGGCGTTTGCCCGCGAGTACCGCTTGTACGCCGCTGCGCCGCTGACCGTGTTGATGCTGGCGTGGTTCTGGCTGGCCAACGGTGTCAGCGATGGCAACGCCGAACCGCTGCCTTATGTGCCGCTGCTCAACCCTCTGGAGCTGGGGCTGCTGTTTGCCTTGTTCGGCGTTTATGTGTGGTCGCGCAGTGCGGTGGCACAACTGTCGATACGCCGGGACTACGCCGACACCGCCACACAACTGATCGCCGGGGTTTCGCTGTTTGCCTTCTGCACGGCGCTGGTGACCCGCGCCGCGCATCATTGGGCCGGCATCCCCTTCGAACTGGACACGCTGCTCGCCTCGATGCTGGTGCAGGCCGGCTTGTCGATCGTCTGGACGCTGATGGCGCTGGGGCTGATGATCGGCGGTCATCTGCGCCATCGCCGCGAAGTGTGGCTGATCGGCGCGGCGCTGATTGCGCTGGTGGTGGCGAAACTGATTTTTGTCGAACTGAGCAACCGTGGCGGCCTCGCCCGGATCGTCTCGTTTATCGGCGTCGGCGTGTTGTTGCTGGTGGTGGGCTATTTTGCCCCGTTGCCGCCCAAGCGCGTCGAAGCCGAACCGGCGGCGGACAAGCCCGCCACGGAAACCGAAGGAGTTGTCTCTTGA